The Magnolia sinica isolate HGM2019 chromosome 3, MsV1, whole genome shotgun sequence genome includes the window acaaaaagatttcaaccatttccgatgtgggacaaagcacacaccgcacttttttaattcaaaatttttaaaaagcattttggcgggaaaatcctgaaattttgaaaattttgaatttttcattttttattttgaaaaaccattgattttcaacagTGTACACACCCCATGGTGGATGCATCAGAAACACCAACGGCCAAAATCTCCCTATCCTCGGGACTCTCCAAATGAATGCTGAGAGGGGTGTCCTCTACGGGGTAATGCTGATTGTTCCTGatcatcttttcttctttctaaTGGTTTTTTTGATACAAGTTCATCTTTTGCACGTGTGGGAGATTGATGGGGCCTACCCTCCATGGCATGCATGCAGAATGCTCTCTTGGCACCTCACTGGAACTTGAACGCCCACAACATGGTATACGTCACTAGGGGCAACGGTCAATCATAAGAGACAACGGACAGTCCGTCTTTGATGGTGATGTCCGTCAGGGCCAGCTGGTGATCGTCCCACAGATGTTTGTTGTGCTGAAACAAGCTGGGAATGAAGGGTTCGAGTACATCGCCTTCAAGACCAACGACAATGCTATAAGCAACCCACTCGTTGACAAGGCATCTGCTTTCCGGGCTATGCCAGAAGACGTGCTGATGAATGCTTACAGGATCTCAAGAGAGGAAACGAGGAGATTGAAGTATAATAGGGGTGAGGAGACGAAGGTGTTTGAACCAAGTTATCAGAGGTCGGAGGGAGTTAGGGCTTCTGCTTGATCCGAACAAGAGTTTTCGTAGTTTGTTAGTGTTAATAGAGGGGAATAAATGGTGGAAGAGGGTTGTCTTAGCTTTTAATAAAACATGTAAGGAGATAGACTAtcactaaataataataatattctcctctttttctctctttatttaCAAGAGCTACCTTTCTGCTATAACCTACGTTTCAATTTACCTGCCTAGCGTTATATGCCTGTTGCGATAATATACAGTTTTAAAACCGCATTTTATAAAGGCTAAAATGCCTTTCATTTAAAACACGTAATTAGGGATCCGAAGTGATCCCTAGCTTAGCGGGCTCAAtatgttgtttgtgagaaatccaccctgttcacatgttttgccagatcattttttggcatgagcctgaaaatgagggagattcaaagctcaagtgagccacgtaACAAAAAACAGTGAAGTCTGTACACTCACTATAGAAACATTTGCGGGGCTGTAAAAGCTTTGGATTAggcttatttttttctttcaattcatCACTTTAGTAACCTTATGAACATTTGGACCactttataaatagtttggatttaGATTACTTATAAATATCATAGTCGAGCCTATAAAGTCTTGAACCATAGGCAGCTCATTTCCACTGTTTTCAGTTGTGTGTCTAACTAGAGTTtcagatctgcttgattttttatcTCGTGTCTTAAGACGAtctaccaaaatggatggacagagtggatttctcctgAAGTTCACAACAAACCTCCCTGCAGTGTGGTTAGATATGTCATTCAAACGTTTAATAAGCCAACTGTAATTGCCAGCTCATGGGTTAGGTGCGGCTCATATCTCATCCAACTTGGTGCTGCCCTGAATGTGGGCCCATGCACCTTAATGTACCAATTGTATATCCACACAgtattttcaactcattttagagcattatcccaaaactgaggcagatccaaatcataggtggaccacacgacaagaaacagtggtgatttaatgtCCATCgtcaaaaaaaataatttcttgggggccacatgatttttggatcaagttgatatttgtgttttccctaaatCCCGGTGTTTGTAACCTAATTAACATatttgatggtaaataaaccttaaagtgggccctaggatgtttttaatgatgagcactcaaataccactattttcctatggtgtggtccacctaagacttggacCTGCCTCAATTTTAAcagatgccctaaaataattatccaaaatggatggatggtatggatgaaacacacacatgaTGGTGCTCATAGAGCACCTCCCACTCTCCCAGTAGCCACCTCACTATCAGCAATGTCgtgggcaatccgcgtccctgtgGGACGGAGGGGATTAGGTGCGCCGGTCTCACCGTATACGGTGCTGCCCtgaccatgaggcccaccttgatgtatgtattatatatccacgccattcatatgtacttccatatcattttaaggcatggcccaaaaattaagcagatctaaatcttagatggaccaatACGCAAGAATAATATCgtttgaccattaaaaagttctcgtGGGCTAGAAATTtttttgattaagctgatatttatttttcccttcatcctgttttatgtgaccttatcaaaaggttggatggcatggatatacaatacatgtgtcaaggtgagccccactatTGGGGTTGCACCGTGTTGGCTGATGCCAGAGGGTTGCACCTACTCAACTTCACAAAATCAGGTGGTAAGCTAAGTGAAGGTCACCGTGGTGTTTGTAAAAAATTAacattattcatccatttttccatatcattttagggtacaatatcaaaaatgagggagatccaatgcttaagtggaccacactaggtaAATTTATTTTATGGCTCCTCATTAACATCCAACGATATTCTCATATCAACCACTAATACATTCATTGACATCCATCAATATCCTCATATCAACCACTAACTAATACATTCATAAACATTCACCACCACACATTTATAATAATTGAGAACACTAATTAAAACATTTATGACCACCCATTTGAGacttttattaaattattatttagaaTCATCAAAgtattcaaaaattataaaatctaaATAAGAAGTCATTTCGAAACATAAATGAGAACAATAATAGAAAACACGTCTTATTTAATCATTTTACTAATCCAACGCAGTAAGCTCGTCTTCAGTTAAATATAGTATTTGTTCCTATGGATCATCCACTGGTTTGGTATCATATTTTTGTTCTTAAATCGCTGTATCTTCTTCAATTCCATGTGTATAGTTTTTTCATCAATACACTATTAATTGATCAGGCTTAGTGAGCAAACGCATCATGGTTCGTACAcgatacaattaaaataatacgcACAAGTAAAACATAACAATCaagcataaaaatttaaaatacaatacAAATGATGTAATAATGTGAATGATGTTGATAATGCATAAGTGTGTATAAACACAAACCATCCACTTAATTGGGTTGCATACCGACAATCCGATGTGGACGTTGGAGGGAAGATTTTCCAAGGGCATGGGAGATTGACTCTCGCTTCTTCCACCGGTTGCCTCACTCAGGGACTTTCAAAAATGGGTAAAATAGTACTTTTGACTTTTATTTCTCTACTCTCAAATTATTCCCTTTACCTCTCCTCTAACTCTCTACTGTCACTGTCACTCTTGCACCAAGCTTTATGTCTATTCCCTAGACACTAAGGTTTTTTTTATATGAGAATGTGAGCTTTTATTTATAGAGATCAATCAACCTTGGTAATATGAAGCAACTTGGATGGCAAACATTGCTGCATGGCAAGATCTAAAGATTAGAGGAAAAGTGGCATCATTGATTTGCTTTGAGAAGTGGTAAAACAAATAATTTAGGCCTTTAATAGGTTGAAATGATCATTTTACCCTGACAACAGGGATGGCATTACTAGTTGTATGTTCTCCCAAATTGCTATATGGGAAGATTTTAGGAGGGATCTCATATTTATAAAGAATTGGGCAATCATCTTATGTCTGTCCCTTCTTGGTTTTTGCACATTTTGTCATAGCTCCTCGTGTGGGCTCAATGAGAGACAAAACTAACATTGACGAGCCCATGATAGGTTACTGTTTGTGATGAATGGGCTGGGGCCACCCATCACAGTTTGTATTCCCAATTGCACATAAGCTTATCGGGCTGATTGGGCCCGTTGGGCCTTATTCTGGTTTTAGCCTTTTAGCGTACTTAATAGGTTTGCTCGGCTAGTTTTCTAAGGGTTTTTCAAACTCACAAGCAATCTCATCTAATTCAAAATAAGGTGCATCGTTTTGGATTAGGGTGTCTACGTGCCCTGAATTGATTGTCAAAACAAatgcacggcatggatataaaatacatacatcaatgtaagcCCCACGATAAAGACCGCACGATCCCTCTATCTTGCAACTTCTAAACTTTCACTCGTGAGAAATGATCCGTTCCTCATGCATCGAAACAAATACAGCGTCCAACGCGCCCACTTCCAAGTGGAGAGAGAGATCAACGGTAGATGGGGCATGCCCGAAAGCACTCGATTTGGGAGGATCCTGACCAATCTTTCGATGTCCCATAAATACGTGATCAGGAAATAAACACAACATTGTCGATGGGCTGGGCCCAGGGGCCCAAAATTTCAAACTGTTCGGCTGGGCCTATCGAAAACTTTGAGGTTGCCAGGCCAGGCTGGCCCATTGACTATCATAGGCACAAAACCGTCCAAATAACCTCAAATTTTTTGGGAAATTTCTCATCCACATTTccacccatcaaatcaatggtctagatcaaataATGTTGGTGGCATAGCATACTACCCCAAGTGCAGATGCAtcagttaggggtgtacatggaaCTGGTAGAACCGGTGAACCCAACCAGAACGACCAGACCACACGGCTTGGTCCAGGTTTGAAGTGCAtcggttccggttccgaaaatcaAAGAACAGGTTAATTCAATTCAGTTCTCGGTTTGAggttatgtagaaccgaaccggttCATGAACGGGATCCTAAAACCAAATCCTAGAACCGGGCCCCCTGATCAATcaatatcaatatatatataacatagaaAACTATATCATTCATTAAATAGATCACAACACGAATAATTGACAGCAAAATCATCTAGGGAACAAAAAAGGATCATAAAAACAAACCACGATGAGATTACTCTccgtgaaaattttcaatagatGGGTTTCGACTTAGAtagtaacaaaaaagaaaaaaaaaataaccatgcaattgggctggattataaaaagttcTGAGGTGTGGAGCTGAATTCATTTTTTACCGTCCGGTTCCAATTTAGTTTTAAAATGCAAACGGTCTGGTTCAGGTTCTAATTCTCCGATAACTTGGGAACGGTTCAATTCCGATTTCACCTTAGAACTGAACCAAACCGAACCATGTGCGCCCCTAACATTAGGCCCCATAATTGCTCCCCAGTCATTCGAGTGGGACACAGATTCCCTGCAATCCTGACCATTGAAAATTCCTGCCGTTAGAagctaagtagggcccaccctgatgtttgtgagaaattcactgcATGCATCGAATTTGTCAGCTCATGTTAACCCATTAGCCTAATAgtaaggtagatccaacactcaagtgagctacaccacaggaaaaaccGGTGAGAGAAAtgccaacgttgaaaccttcccggccccaccatcatttttttatgccatccaaactgttcataagatcattcccACTGAACGAACCGAAAACCCAAAAATAttagcccgatccaaaacttctacactctacaaatgtttcaacaatggacgttcaatccccaccgcaTCCTGTCGTGTGGCCCTCTTAcctttggacctgcctcattttggCTCATCTCCAatcatgagctggaaaaacggatggacgtaacagatttcacacaaatatcacggtggggcccatctagcTTCCGATGCGGTCGCAGGCAATCCAATTCCATTCGAGTGGGCTGGCCCATCGCTTTAAGCAGCACAGCTAACTGTATTCTCATGTGTGAGATGATCTGGCACTTCGCTCATGGGCCAATCTGGTATAATTGTGATAGAATCTAGTCCATTATCAGGAGCATTTTTCTGCCCGGGCCTACCTCTCTAGGGTAAATTTGACAAAACTTCAATACTCTGATAGAGATGGCAATTCATACGCATGCACTGAGATATTTTTAGATTAGCCATAAATTAGCAATACTTAAACTAAACTAATCTACATGAACATCTACTCTTCGTCAATTTCAACTAAACTAATCTACATGAACATCTACTGTTCGTCAATTTCAGACTAACGATCTGTTATCAACAGATAAATGAAAGTTAATCCTCGTTTCGCATCATTCAATCAATCTACATCATGCTTTATCTAAATTGggacccactatttggacggtttaatttgactttAAACATATGTAGCACGTACGATTTATTAGTTCGTGCGTTTGAAGTATCacattgccagagtatcaaataactcttctTAGAGCCGTCGGGAGTACAACACCTGTTGTAAACGGCGAGTACGACACTCCAAAATCCACGTGTTTTagatccacttcgttcatcaggTGCGCCATCCGTGATCGACCCTAGTCCCGGAGATCAGCCCCGAGTatgactaaggtgggccacactacagggaacAATGAGTAATGGACGACAACCTTaggtatgtgtgtggcccaccatggtgtttatattcATCGAATCCGTTCATCAGTTGATCCTGACAAGGATGAGGGGACAACCCAAAAGCTagtgtgataaaaaaaaaaaaaaatcagacggGACACACGGTTCTTGGCCTGATTGTACCTTGTACCGTATGGACCTACCTTAGTTTTTCATCAGTGTGATTTTGGGATGTACGGTGAATATGAGAATACtcgcctgatggacggagtggatgtcaaacgtacacaaaggt containing:
- the LOC131238996 gene encoding 13S globulin basic chain-like → MDHHGPSVFGPFDFQGIEPFSETAERFGFKSTKCVIQRHYSYTASLPTPVPEPESLHACVRVFQRATHVSPPPKVPVYTPHGGCIRNTNGQNLPILGTLQMNAERGVLYGVMLIVPDHLFFFLMGQRSIIRDNGQSVFDGDVRQGQLVIVPQMFVVLKQAGNEGFEYIAFKTNDNAISNPLVDKASAFRAMPEDVLMNAYRISREETRRLKYNRGEETKVFEPSYQRSEGVRASA